From a region of the Streptacidiphilus albus JL83 genome:
- a CDS encoding FtsX-like permease family protein, whose amino-acid sequence MGGFVLLRLRAHRLLVTAALLTMVLTVGLLSALVGFSSSIDNAGVQRALQSTDATQATLNVSAQPAAGTAAAVDRSVRRYAAQAFGGLPVDVRSSTVSDTFGLPWASTAAATLAARTGGNPDLTMLATLDRSKLTLLHGSWPGKAATGQPVPVAVPVAAASRLPAVGGLLTIQDRDSQRELRIRVVGVYAPTNSADPYWQLDTLGGSGIQRVGFSTYGPLLIDAGDFTSGAVPAQTVAWVATADFAGIDLSRADALPDTVNEAIAAIIADGSLGSQTTATSGLPALLPSVDQAVAVSRSSLLVGAVQLALLALFAILLVSRLINDAHTGETALLQARGAAPRRLAALGAAEALLLTLPALVAAVLLAGPLIGLLAAHGPTATAGVRIGALPLGPVLLTAAVGSLGCLLFLLQPSLRRSALSARTPGASRTGTRLLRRIPAGLLRTGGDLVLLGLAAVAYWQLRNDNGTGSTGIDPFLVAAPTLALCAGATLAMRLLPPLAGIAERIAARGSALSGALAGWQLARRPQQIGAPVMLLVLAVAMGTLAVGQNSSINRSQSDRATFTVPADVTVTGAGSPGFGQGAAYAALPGVTGAVPVIREPLPSLGQNQGAAPGLLLATDTRAESSEFPLRSDLAGTSVRRLLAPLAPAAEPVSELGIPIPGRPRYLELDVSDSDFAGVAAQDSLVVTVTDRFGVPYQFTALPIDADGRTHTLRLDLDAAAGAPLGLPAYPLTISQLSFSYSIPSQITDQQLLALLGVRAIRADGTALALPPGLAWQAKVSDSAPSGTAGLTDASVGRETGGGIASVTARAATNYFSGVINQGTVDLTPAGGSALPPSLPAVVTTGFLQQTGATVGQTVGLSTGMPSLRIVAAVPELPGTTAADGGVALVDLTAYERWLTAQQQPGQPATDWWLSVSPDTPQAQARVAAALRARADDPTVQVRDEVLAGLRNDPFSAGPQTALLALAIVAALLAAVGFTVSAVGAVRRRANESALLFAIGATRRELARSTAVELGVPVLLSLAVGLPVGALLTRIVVPLLVLTSTGTRPVPPVLVQLPLPQLGLLVAAVALVPLVVAGLAGRLGGPATTATLRSKEEQ is encoded by the coding sequence ATGGGCGGCTTCGTCCTGCTGCGCTTGCGGGCGCACCGACTGCTGGTCACCGCCGCTCTGTTGACGATGGTGCTGACCGTGGGGCTGCTCTCGGCCCTGGTCGGTTTCAGCTCGTCGATCGACAACGCCGGGGTCCAACGGGCACTGCAGTCCACCGACGCCACCCAGGCCACCCTCAACGTCTCCGCCCAACCCGCCGCCGGCACTGCCGCCGCGGTCGACCGGAGCGTCCGGCGCTACGCCGCCCAGGCCTTCGGCGGGCTGCCGGTCGACGTCCGTTCCAGCACCGTCTCCGACACCTTCGGGCTTCCCTGGGCCTCCACCGCCGCCGCCACGCTCGCCGCGCGCACCGGCGGCAACCCCGACCTGACCATGCTGGCCACCCTCGACCGCAGCAAGCTGACGCTGCTGCACGGCAGTTGGCCGGGGAAGGCGGCCACGGGCCAGCCGGTCCCGGTAGCCGTCCCGGTCGCCGCCGCGAGCCGGCTGCCCGCGGTCGGCGGCCTGCTGACCATCCAGGACCGCGACAGCCAGCGCGAACTGCGGATCCGGGTGGTCGGCGTCTATGCGCCGACCAACAGCGCCGACCCCTACTGGCAGCTGGACACGCTGGGCGGATCGGGCATCCAGCGGGTCGGCTTCTCCACCTACGGCCCGCTGCTGATCGACGCCGGCGACTTCACCAGCGGCGCGGTCCCCGCGCAGACCGTGGCCTGGGTCGCCACCGCCGACTTCGCCGGTATCGACCTGAGCCGCGCCGACGCCTTGCCCGACACCGTCAACGAGGCGATCGCGGCGATCATCGCCGACGGCTCGCTCGGCTCGCAGACCACCGCGACCAGCGGGCTCCCGGCGCTGCTGCCCTCGGTGGACCAGGCCGTCGCCGTCTCCCGGAGTTCGCTGCTGGTCGGCGCGGTGCAGCTGGCACTGCTGGCGCTGTTCGCGATCCTGCTGGTGTCCCGGCTGATCAACGACGCCCACACGGGCGAGACCGCCCTGCTGCAGGCGCGCGGCGCGGCCCCGCGCCGATTGGCCGCCCTCGGCGCCGCCGAGGCCCTGCTGCTCACCCTGCCGGCACTGGTCGCCGCGGTGCTGCTGGCCGGTCCGCTGATCGGACTGCTCGCCGCACACGGGCCGACAGCCACCGCCGGGGTCAGGATCGGCGCCCTGCCACTGGGACCGGTGCTGCTGACCGCCGCCGTCGGCAGCCTGGGCTGCCTGCTGTTCCTGCTGCAGCCGTCGCTGCGCCGCTCCGCACTGAGCGCCCGCACCCCCGGCGCCTCCCGGACCGGCACCCGACTGCTCCGCCGAATCCCGGCCGGGCTGCTCCGCACCGGCGGCGACCTGGTACTGCTGGGCTTGGCCGCAGTCGCCTACTGGCAGCTCCGGAACGACAACGGCACCGGCAGCACCGGCATTGACCCGTTCCTGGTCGCCGCCCCGACGCTGGCGCTGTGCGCCGGGGCGACCCTGGCCATGCGGCTGCTGCCCCCGCTGGCCGGAATCGCCGAGCGGATCGCCGCCAGGGGGAGCGCACTCTCGGGCGCGCTGGCCGGCTGGCAGCTGGCCCGACGGCCGCAGCAGATCGGTGCGCCGGTGATGCTGCTGGTGCTCGCCGTCGCCATGGGCACCCTGGCGGTCGGCCAGAACAGCAGCATCAACCGCTCGCAGAGCGACCGGGCGACCTTCACCGTCCCGGCCGACGTCACCGTCACCGGGGCCGGCTCCCCCGGCTTCGGCCAGGGCGCCGCCTACGCCGCGCTCCCCGGGGTCACCGGCGCCGTCCCGGTGATCCGTGAGCCGCTTCCCTCGCTCGGGCAGAACCAGGGAGCAGCCCCCGGCCTGCTGCTCGCCACCGACACCCGTGCCGAGAGCAGCGAGTTCCCGCTGCGCAGCGACCTGGCCGGGACCTCCGTCCGCCGGCTCCTGGCCCCGCTCGCCCCCGCCGCCGAACCCGTCTCCGAGCTGGGCATCCCGATTCCGGGACGCCCGCGCTACCTGGAGCTCGACGTCAGCGACAGCGACTTCGCCGGGGTCGCGGCACAGGACTCGCTGGTGGTCACCGTCACCGACCGGTTCGGCGTGCCCTACCAGTTCACCGCCCTGCCGATCGACGCGGACGGCCGGACCCACACGCTGCGACTCGACCTCGACGCCGCAGCCGGCGCCCCGCTCGGCCTTCCCGCCTATCCACTGACGATCAGTCAGTTGTCCTTCAGCTACAGCATTCCGTCGCAGATCACGGACCAGCAGCTGCTCGCCCTCCTCGGCGTCCGCGCCATCCGGGCCGACGGCACGGCTCTCGCCCTGCCGCCCGGGCTGGCGTGGCAGGCCAAGGTGAGCGATTCCGCTCCTTCCGGGACGGCGGGGCTGACCGACGCCTCCGTCGGCCGGGAGACCGGCGGAGGAATCGCCTCGGTGACGGCCCGCGCCGCCACCAACTACTTCAGCGGCGTCATCAACCAGGGCACGGTCGACCTGACGCCCGCCGGCGGCAGCGCGCTGCCGCCCAGCCTCCCGGCCGTCGTCACCACCGGGTTCCTGCAGCAGACCGGGGCCACCGTCGGACAGACCGTCGGTCTCTCCACCGGAATGCCCTCGTTGCGGATCGTCGCCGCCGTCCCCGAACTGCCCGGCACCACCGCGGCCGACGGCGGAGTCGCGCTGGTCGACCTCACCGCCTACGAGCGCTGGCTGACCGCTCAGCAGCAGCCCGGGCAACCCGCCACCGACTGGTGGCTCTCGGTCTCCCCGGACACCCCGCAGGCCCAGGCCCGGGTCGCCGCCGCGCTCCGCGCCCGCGCCGACGACCCGACCGTGCAGGTCCGGGACGAGGTGCTGGCGGGGCTCCGCAACGACCCGTTCTCGGCCGGGCCGCAGACGGCGCTGCTCGCGCTGGCGATCGTCGCGGCACTGCTGGCCGCCGTCGGCTTCACGGTCAGCGCGGTCGGCGCGGTGCGCCGCCGGGCGAACGAGTCGGCGCTGCTCTTCGCGATCGGCGCGACCCGACGGGAGCTGGCCAGGTCCACCGCCGTCGAGCTGGGCGTCCCGGTCCTGCTCAGCCTGGCCGTGGGCCTGCCGGTGGGGGCGCTGCTGACCCGGATCGTGGTCCCGCTGTTGGTGCTGACCTCGACCGGAACCAGGCCGGTGCCACCGGTGCTGGTCCAACTGCCGCTGCCGCAGCTGGGACTGCTGGTGGCCGCGGTCGCGCTGGTCCCGCTGGTGGTCGCCGGCCTCGCCGGACGCCTGGGCGGCCCGGCCACCACCGCCACGCTGCGCAGCAAGGAGGAGCAGTGA
- a CDS encoding ABC transporter ATP-binding protein produces MNTTAEEQGDLPTLDELRGRAADARARPSYGHDALIACDQLVRIFATDDVEVQALQGLDLTVTAGDLVALVGASGSGKSTLLQILAGLDVPTAGRASVAGCDLLGMGAKERLRYRREVVGFVWQQTARNLMPFLNARQNVLLPMQLRDRSVRASRRDRADRAAELLDLLQVGHCAERRPAQMSGGEQQRVAIAVALANSPSVVLADEPTGELDSDTSHLIFEAFRTVNRELGATVVIVTHDLMVAGEVRRTVAIRDGRAAAEVLRELTTDEHGQESVVSREYATLDRAGRLQLPREFLDALGMEQRVEVTLEPDHLGVWPEHPEPAAD; encoded by the coding sequence TTGAACACCACCGCCGAGGAGCAGGGCGACCTGCCCACCCTGGACGAACTGCGCGGACGCGCCGCCGACGCCCGGGCCCGCCCCTCCTACGGGCACGATGCGCTGATCGCCTGCGACCAGCTGGTCCGGATCTTCGCCACCGACGACGTCGAGGTGCAGGCCCTCCAGGGGCTCGACCTGACGGTGACCGCCGGGGACCTGGTGGCCCTGGTCGGCGCCTCCGGCAGCGGCAAGTCCACCCTGCTGCAGATCCTGGCCGGGCTGGACGTCCCCACCGCCGGACGGGCCAGCGTGGCCGGCTGCGACCTGCTCGGGATGGGCGCCAAGGAGCGGCTGCGCTACCGCCGGGAGGTCGTCGGCTTCGTCTGGCAGCAGACCGCCCGGAACCTGATGCCGTTCCTGAACGCCCGTCAGAACGTGCTGCTGCCGATGCAGTTGCGCGACCGATCGGTACGGGCCTCGCGCCGGGACCGGGCCGACCGGGCGGCCGAGCTGCTGGACCTGCTGCAGGTCGGCCACTGCGCGGAGCGCCGCCCGGCGCAGATGTCCGGCGGCGAGCAGCAGCGGGTGGCCATCGCCGTCGCCCTCGCCAACAGCCCCTCGGTGGTCCTGGCCGACGAGCCCACCGGCGAGCTGGACTCGGACACCTCGCACCTGATCTTCGAGGCCTTCCGGACGGTCAACCGCGAGCTGGGGGCGACCGTGGTGATCGTCACCCACGACCTGATGGTGGCCGGCGAGGTCCGCCGCACCGTGGCGATCCGCGACGGCCGGGCCGCCGCCGAGGTGCTGCGCGAACTGACCACGGACGAGCACGGCCAGGAGTCGGTGGTCTCCCGCGAGTACGCCACCCTGGACCGCGCCGGACGGCTGCAGCTGCCCCGCGAGTTCCTGGACGCGCTGGGCATGGAGCAGCGGGTGGAGGTCACCCTGGAGCCGGACCACCTCGGCGTCTGGCCGGAGCACCCGGAGCCGGCCGCCGACTGA
- a CDS encoding cold-shock protein: protein MATGTVKWFNAEKGFGFIEQDGGGADVFAHYSNINAQGFRELLEGQKVEFDVTQGPKGPQAENIRPL, encoded by the coding sequence ATGGCTACTGGCACCGTGAAGTGGTTCAACGCGGAAAAGGGCTTCGGTTTCATCGAGCAGGACGGTGGCGGCGCTGACGTCTTCGCCCACTACTCGAACATCAACGCCCAGGGCTTCCGCGAGCTGCTCGAGGGCCAGAAGGTCGAGTTCGACGTCACCCAGGGCCCGAAGGGCCCGCAGGCGGAGAACATCCGCCCGCTGTGA
- a CDS encoding SCO5918 family protein, translated as MRFTIAGCSFYLQASEVVALMRDVKAEPVTGESVKIGRRSYPIKQVGAVITKQDRRDFSAADVVRAMERLGFTCSPAPSAAPAPSAEPSVGEIFPSNESEQLL; from the coding sequence ATGCGCTTCACCATCGCCGGCTGCTCCTTCTACCTGCAGGCGAGCGAGGTAGTGGCTCTTATGCGTGATGTGAAAGCCGAGCCCGTCACCGGGGAGTCCGTGAAGATCGGCCGTCGTTCGTATCCGATCAAGCAGGTCGGTGCTGTGATCACCAAGCAGGACCGCCGTGACTTCAGCGCCGCGGACGTCGTCCGTGCCATGGAGCGCCTCGGTTTCACCTGCAGCCCCGCGCCCTCCGCCGCCCCGGCGCCGAGCGCCGAGCCCTCGGTCGGGGAGATCTTCCCCAGCAACGAGTCCGAGCAGCTGCTGTAG
- a CDS encoding YchJ family protein produces MAKQKKVVAPGAHGPVAHRGPDTAAPCPCGLDLAYGDCCGVFHRGEAAAPTAERLMRSRYSAFAVGDAGYLLRTWHPTTRPARLDLDPGTRWVRLEIIATAEGGPFHTEGTVEFRAHYRERGHDDSLHELSRFVRDGGAWVYLDAQQ; encoded by the coding sequence ATGGCGAAGCAGAAGAAGGTCGTGGCCCCGGGCGCGCACGGCCCCGTGGCCCATCGGGGCCCTGACACGGCGGCCCCCTGTCCCTGCGGGCTCGACCTGGCCTACGGCGACTGCTGCGGGGTCTTCCACCGCGGCGAGGCCGCCGCCCCCACGGCGGAACGGCTGATGCGCTCGCGCTACAGCGCGTTCGCCGTCGGGGATGCCGGGTACCTGCTGCGGACCTGGCACCCGACCACCCGCCCGGCGCGGCTCGACCTCGATCCCGGGACCCGCTGGGTCCGACTGGAGATCATCGCCACCGCCGAAGGCGGTCCGTTCCACACCGAGGGCACGGTCGAGTTCCGCGCCCACTACCGGGAGCGCGGCCACGACGACTCGCTGCACGAGCTCAGTCGATTCGTCCGGGACGGCGGCGCCTGGGTCTACCTCGACGCGCAGCAGTAG
- a CDS encoding molybdopterin-dependent oxidoreductase, giving the protein MSTAASSTAERSSAAVVRIHGHVAEPLELTVQHLRRLPEQRVTVSFDCLKEGPQFHDFEGPTLWDVLRTIGPSPDYAARKQRSRLLLTVTGADEHCAVLSWGEVDPEFGGQRILLATSIDGLPLDSAGPQLVVPADVCGARYISGIRAVWVGPAAC; this is encoded by the coding sequence ATGAGCACCGCAGCGAGCAGCACCGCCGAGAGAAGCAGCGCCGCCGTCGTACGCATCCACGGCCATGTCGCCGAACCCCTCGAACTGACCGTTCAGCACCTGCGCCGGCTGCCCGAGCAGCGGGTCACCGTGAGCTTCGACTGCCTCAAGGAGGGACCGCAGTTCCACGACTTCGAGGGACCGACGCTGTGGGACGTGCTGCGCACCATCGGTCCGAGCCCGGACTACGCCGCCCGCAAGCAGCGCAGCCGGCTGCTGCTCACGGTCACCGGCGCCGACGAGCACTGCGCGGTGCTGTCCTGGGGCGAGGTCGACCCGGAGTTCGGCGGCCAGCGGATCCTGCTGGCCACCAGCATCGACGGCCTGCCGCTGGACAGCGCGGGCCCGCAGCTGGTGGTCCCCGCCGACGTCTGCGGCGCCCGGTACATCTCCGGCATCCGCGCGGTCTGGGTCGGTCCGGCGGCCTGCTGA
- a CDS encoding 4'-phosphopantetheinyl transferase family protein, producing the protein MRPHRDEVHIWLREVPGADARSDGDPLVLGGEREAEAVLDAGERERAGRFFRAVDRERYTAAHLMLRRVLGGYLGLPPGQVALTREPCPCCGAPHGRPAPADPSTGLHFSLSHAGPLVLLAVAERAVGADVEALPAPGTVADLATVLHPAERAELAEAEGTDRLPQEFARLWTRKEAYLKGIGTGLGRGPELDYVGSRQPGPVGWTLTDLEMPPGFAAAVALSLEASGGDAPALVQR; encoded by the coding sequence ATGCGGCCGCACCGTGACGAGGTACACATCTGGCTCCGCGAGGTCCCTGGGGCCGACGCCCGGTCCGACGGCGACCCGCTGGTGCTCGGCGGCGAGCGGGAGGCGGAGGCGGTGCTCGACGCCGGGGAGCGGGAGCGGGCCGGACGCTTCTTCCGGGCCGTCGACCGGGAGCGCTACACGGCGGCGCACCTGATGCTGCGCCGGGTGCTCGGCGGGTACCTCGGGCTGCCGCCGGGGCAGGTGGCCCTCACCCGCGAGCCCTGCCCCTGCTGCGGCGCCCCGCACGGCCGGCCGGCGCCGGCGGACCCCTCGACCGGGCTGCACTTCTCGCTCTCGCACGCCGGGCCGCTGGTGCTGCTCGCCGTGGCGGAGCGGGCGGTCGGCGCCGACGTCGAGGCCCTGCCCGCGCCCGGGACCGTCGCCGACCTGGCGACCGTGCTGCATCCGGCGGAGCGGGCGGAGCTGGCGGAGGCGGAGGGGACCGACCGGCTGCCGCAGGAGTTCGCCCGGCTGTGGACGCGCAAGGAGGCGTACCTCAAGGGCATCGGCACCGGTCTCGGCCGGGGGCCGGAGCTGGACTACGTCGGCAGCCGACAGCCGGGACCGGTCGGCTGGACCCTCACCGACCTGGAGATGCCCCCCGGATTCGCCGCCGCCGTCGCCCTGAGCCTGGAGGCGTCGGGCGGGGATGCGCCGGCGCTGGTCCAACGCTGA
- a CDS encoding CYTH domain-containing protein → MTSMQYEKELKFDGATDVELPSLEGLPGVAAVAAATPEDLDAVYYDTSDLRLLAHGITLRRRTGGHDAGWHLKLPAGGPDTRLELHHPLDPEPRRPRPRRPRAPLPDRGSPAPPTELTLRVRAYLRDAPLGPVVDLRTHRRRTLLLDRRQRPLVEVARDAVTARRTGEATAAAWTEVEAELLRGDPALLDAVAQRLTRGGLRRSASPSKLARALSTAAVRTPPPRPPRSATRSPTRSARPSPHCCGPRSPRCWRWTTGSAPTSPTRSTGCGSPCAGCAAR, encoded by the coding sequence ATGACGAGCATGCAGTACGAGAAGGAACTGAAGTTCGACGGCGCCACCGACGTCGAGCTGCCCTCGCTGGAGGGTCTTCCGGGGGTCGCGGCGGTCGCCGCCGCCACGCCCGAGGACCTGGACGCCGTCTACTACGACACATCCGACCTGCGGCTGCTCGCCCACGGGATCACCCTGCGCCGCCGCACCGGCGGCCATGACGCCGGCTGGCACCTGAAGCTCCCGGCCGGCGGACCGGACACCCGCCTGGAGCTGCACCACCCGCTCGACCCCGAGCCCCGGCGGCCCCGCCCCAGGCGGCCCCGAGCCCCGCTCCCCGACCGCGGTTCCCCGGCCCCGCCGACCGAGCTCACCCTCCGGGTCCGGGCCTACCTCCGCGACGCGCCGCTCGGGCCCGTGGTCGACCTGCGGACCCACCGCCGCCGCACCCTGCTGCTGGACCGCAGGCAGCGCCCGCTGGTCGAGGTGGCCCGGGACGCGGTGACCGCGCGCCGGACCGGCGAGGCCACCGCAGCGGCCTGGACCGAGGTCGAGGCGGAACTGCTACGGGGCGATCCGGCCCTGCTGGACGCGGTGGCGCAGCGGCTGACCCGGGGCGGGCTGCGCCGCTCCGCCAGCCCCTCCAAGCTGGCCCGGGCCCTGTCGACGGCGGCGGTCCGGACCCCGCCGCCCCGCCCGCCCCGATCGGCGACCCGATCGCCGACCCGATCGGCGCGGCCGTCACCGCACTGCTGCGGACCCAGGTCGCCGCGCTGCTGGCGCTGGACCACCGGGTCCGCACCGACCAGCCCGACGCGGTCCACCGGATGCGGGTCACCGTGCGCCGGCTGCGCAGCGCGCTGA
- a CDS encoding CHAD domain-containing protein, translating to MDHRVRTDQPDAVHRMRVTVRRLRSALKTHRALFRTSAGPGLVGLGEELRRFAAVLGAARDREVLGAALTDEIEGLAPEECPGPVRERVTAWAGARYQESWTGVVAELDSAGYFALLDALERLVAAPPLRRRAAARPAGPAFERRLAAEQGRVRRLLAAAAGTEPGPERDTALHGARKAAKRARYAGEGARPVLGGSAQRFTRRMTSIQELLGTRQDAVLACRELPGLAAEAHAAGEPGFGYGILYAGRRAVVRRCDAELAERLPALLAELESTPVQRPAAE from the coding sequence CTGGACCACCGGGTCCGCACCGACCAGCCCGACGCGGTCCACCGGATGCGGGTCACCGTGCGCCGGCTGCGCAGCGCGCTGAAGACCCACCGCGCGCTGTTCCGCACCTCGGCGGGGCCCGGGCTGGTCGGGCTCGGCGAGGAGCTGCGCCGGTTCGCGGCGGTCCTCGGCGCGGCCCGCGACCGCGAGGTGCTGGGCGCGGCGCTGACCGACGAGATCGAAGGGCTGGCGCCGGAGGAGTGCCCGGGTCCGGTCCGCGAACGCGTCACCGCCTGGGCCGGGGCCCGCTACCAGGAGTCCTGGACCGGCGTGGTGGCGGAGCTGGACAGCGCCGGCTACTTCGCACTGCTGGACGCCCTGGAACGGCTCGTCGCCGCACCGCCGCTCCGGCGACGGGCGGCGGCGCGGCCCGCCGGTCCGGCCTTCGAGCGGCGGCTGGCCGCGGAGCAGGGCCGGGTCCGCCGGCTGCTGGCCGCAGCCGCCGGGACCGAGCCGGGTCCGGAACGCGACACCGCGCTGCACGGGGCCAGGAAGGCCGCCAAGCGGGCCCGCTACGCCGGGGAGGGCGCCAGGCCGGTGCTCGGCGGGTCCGCGCAGCGCTTCACCCGGCGGATGACCTCGATCCAGGAACTCCTGGGGACCCGCCAGGACGCGGTGCTGGCCTGCCGCGAGCTCCCCGGCCTGGCCGCCGAGGCGCATGCGGCGGGCGAGCCCGGCTTCGGCTACGGGATCCTCTACGCGGGCCGCCGGGCCGTGGTGCGGCGCTGCGACGCGGAGCTGGCCGAGCGGCTGCCCGCGCTGCTCGCCGAACTGGAGTCGACACCCGTGCAGCGGCCTGCGGCGGAGTGA
- a CDS encoding putative leader peptide has product MRSTRQQHAAPALAPRRSLVGAFSRRHIDLQRVAGALCTG; this is encoded by the coding sequence ATGCGGAGCACGCGTCAGCAGCACGCCGCCCCCGCCCTCGCTCCCCGGCGCAGCCTCGTCGGCGCCTTCTCGCGCCGCCACATCGACCTGCAGCGCGTCGCCGGCGCACTGTGTACGGGCTGA
- a CDS encoding dihydrofolate reductase family protein, producing the protein MTARRPHVLLSVAMSIDGHIDDTAPERLLLSNPADLDRVDQLRADSDAVLIGAGTLRSDNPRLLVNSEQRQAERRAAGLPGQPLRIVLTGGGDLDPELRLWQYGDGRAKLVYSPDAAVARLTARLAGLAEVVGTGAGLDLGAVLDDLGVRGVRRLMVEGGGAVHTLFLTSGLVDEIRLAVAPFFVGADEAPRFVNAGRFPQDALHRMELVGTDAVGDVALLHYRVPEKQDEKREQPAADRLTEDDRRRLALAVELSRQCPASETAYSVGAVVVADDGTELARGYSRETDATVHAEESALAKIDPADPRLRTATLYTTLEPCSRRASRPTPCAQLALAAGIPRVVLAWREPALFVADCQGIELLEQAGVTVLECPELAEEARAVNAHLW; encoded by the coding sequence ATGACCGCACGCCGCCCCCATGTCCTGCTCAGCGTCGCCATGTCGATCGACGGGCACATCGACGACACCGCCCCCGAGCGGCTGCTGCTCTCCAACCCGGCCGATCTCGACCGGGTCGACCAACTGCGCGCCGACAGCGACGCGGTGCTGATCGGCGCGGGCACCCTGCGCAGCGACAATCCCCGGCTGCTGGTCAACTCGGAGCAGCGGCAGGCCGAGCGCCGGGCCGCCGGCCTGCCCGGGCAGCCGCTGCGGATCGTGCTGACCGGCGGCGGCGACCTCGATCCGGAGCTGCGCCTGTGGCAGTACGGCGACGGCCGCGCCAAGCTGGTCTACTCGCCCGACGCGGCGGTGGCGCGGCTGACGGCGCGGCTGGCCGGGCTCGCCGAGGTGGTCGGCACCGGCGCCGGGCTCGACCTCGGGGCGGTCCTGGACGACCTGGGCGTGCGCGGCGTCCGCCGACTGATGGTGGAGGGCGGGGGAGCCGTCCACACCCTGTTCCTCACCTCCGGACTGGTGGACGAGATCCGGCTCGCGGTCGCGCCCTTCTTCGTCGGCGCGGACGAGGCCCCGCGCTTCGTCAACGCCGGCCGGTTCCCGCAGGACGCGCTGCACCGGATGGAGCTGGTCGGGACCGACGCCGTCGGCGATGTCGCGCTGCTCCACTACCGGGTGCCGGAGAAGCAGGACGAGAAGCGGGAGCAGCCGGCCGCCGACCGGCTGACCGAGGACGACCGCCGGCGGCTCGCGCTCGCCGTCGAGCTGTCCCGGCAGTGCCCGGCCTCGGAGACCGCCTACTCGGTCGGGGCGGTCGTCGTCGCCGACGACGGCACCGAGCTGGCGCGCGGCTACTCCCGGGAGACCGACGCCACCGTCCACGCCGAGGAGTCGGCGCTGGCCAAGATCGACCCGGCCGATCCGCGGCTGCGGACCGCCACCCTCTACACCACCCTGGAGCCGTGCAGCCGCAGGGCGTCGCGGCCGACGCCCTGCGCCCAGCTGGCGCTGGCGGCGGGCATCCCGCGGGTGGTGCTGGCCTGGCGCGAGCCGGCCCTGTTCGTCGCCGACTGCCAGGGGATCGAACTGCTGGAGCAGGCCGGGGTCACCGTGCTGGAGTGCCCCGAGCTGGCCGAGGAGGCCCGCGCGGTCAACGCCCACCTCTGGTAG